The following coding sequences are from one Paracoccus alcaliphilus window:
- a CDS encoding AAA family ATPase, giving the protein MLTHIKKIKSLGVFDNYAAPPELKAFERFNVVYGENGSGKTTFSRLLACLQAGEHSDYPHLEFYVDTQSGPLSHGQKYLRNVRAFNSDFVEANIGRFDGPLRHILILGEENKSVAEEIKAEIATRDDRTKRIQDITNAVAKLETERGKVFSSIAKTIGEATSGSTLRTYRKPDAETAFAKLTSPKSLSDAELEVHRAAVRQVQMSEVGKLNVPGIIEPGTDKTIGPVGAAHALAQRCKALTVRSASSAVISRLANHPMIATWVEEGIGLHKAHASENCEFCSQPLPTARLQALAEHFSVEDQQLKAEIDKERAWLSSVMGALGEFTFPDRLALYPELRVDYDTAVSVFATEVEAVRQRVRIVDAVLVDKLTRRTEAYEAKIESDSEALKAGLTSIADVMQRHDDKTKGFELGKHSARDAIEAHYLLTIKEQVGETASKITAKKAEGELLMNGGDGLPDKRSLADITLSITSKQAQISNEHKGGEELTAHLKQFLGRTDLVFENSKDGYVVLRRGKPARRLSEGEKTAIAFLYFLVQLKDQDFDLAEGVVVIDDPISSLDSGAIYQAFSFLKVAAQGAKQLFILTHNHEFLRLVINWFQNLPGAIKKQCSYSMVLCSETDVGRSARLAPLDQLLIDHATEYHYLFKVLYSFQSDGSILSCYHIPNVARKVLETFLDFHIPSKDKLYRKLEKTDFDPHKKTAILKFTNDLSHFTGKGFDPALVAETQKNTTYLLEMIKHSAPLHFAGLEALAKG; this is encoded by the coding sequence TTGCTCACACATATCAAGAAGATCAAAAGCCTCGGTGTATTTGATAATTACGCCGCGCCGCCAGAGCTAAAGGCATTCGAACGATTCAATGTCGTTTACGGCGAGAATGGCTCAGGCAAGACGACCTTTTCACGGCTTCTCGCCTGCCTTCAGGCTGGGGAACATAGTGATTACCCGCACCTCGAATTTTATGTCGATACGCAATCCGGGCCGTTGAGCCATGGCCAGAAATACTTGAGGAATGTCCGCGCATTCAACAGCGACTTTGTAGAGGCCAACATCGGCCGATTCGATGGGCCCCTTCGCCATATCCTAATCTTGGGCGAGGAGAACAAGTCCGTCGCAGAAGAAATCAAGGCAGAAATCGCAACGAGGGACGATCGCACCAAGCGGATCCAAGATATCACCAATGCCGTCGCCAAGCTGGAAACCGAGCGGGGAAAAGTTTTCTCTTCCATAGCTAAGACCATCGGCGAGGCGACGAGCGGCTCAACCCTTCGCACCTATCGCAAGCCCGACGCCGAGACAGCCTTCGCGAAGCTTACAAGTCCGAAATCACTTAGTGACGCCGAACTGGAGGTCCATCGCGCGGCCGTCCGTCAGGTGCAAATGTCTGAGGTAGGCAAACTCAATGTGCCCGGTATAATCGAGCCCGGCACCGATAAGACTATCGGTCCGGTGGGTGCTGCTCACGCGTTGGCGCAGCGCTGTAAGGCCCTCACGGTACGCTCCGCTTCGTCTGCCGTAATCTCGCGCTTGGCCAATCACCCGATGATCGCCACTTGGGTGGAAGAAGGTATCGGCCTACACAAAGCTCATGCGAGCGAGAATTGCGAGTTTTGTTCGCAACCATTACCGACTGCCCGGCTTCAGGCGCTTGCGGAGCACTTCAGCGTGGAAGATCAACAACTCAAGGCCGAGATCGACAAAGAGCGCGCATGGCTTTCCAGCGTGATGGGAGCTCTCGGAGAGTTCACATTCCCGGATCGCCTCGCGCTATATCCTGAGCTTCGCGTTGATTACGACACCGCCGTCAGTGTCTTCGCGACCGAGGTAGAAGCTGTCAGGCAGCGGGTGCGTATTGTCGATGCTGTATTGGTAGACAAGCTGACGCGGCGAACCGAGGCATATGAGGCTAAGATAGAATCAGATTCAGAAGCCCTGAAAGCGGGCCTCACATCGATTGCTGATGTGATGCAAAGGCACGACGACAAAACCAAGGGCTTTGAACTTGGAAAACATTCGGCGAGAGATGCTATCGAAGCCCATTATCTTCTGACAATTAAAGAGCAGGTCGGTGAGACTGCCTCTAAGATCACCGCCAAGAAAGCCGAGGGAGAGCTTCTTATGAATGGCGGCGACGGTCTGCCGGACAAGCGGAGCCTCGCTGATATTACGCTATCAATCACGAGTAAGCAGGCTCAGATCTCGAACGAGCACAAAGGTGGCGAAGAGCTGACCGCGCATCTGAAGCAGTTCCTCGGTCGCACCGATCTGGTCTTTGAGAACAGTAAGGACGGCTACGTCGTCCTGCGTCGAGGTAAACCTGCGAGGCGATTGAGCGAGGGAGAGAAGACCGCCATCGCATTCCTATACTTCCTCGTTCAATTGAAGGATCAGGATTTCGACCTAGCCGAAGGGGTAGTTGTCATCGACGACCCAATCTCCAGCCTTGATTCCGGCGCGATATATCAGGCTTTTTCGTTCTTAAAGGTTGCGGCACAGGGCGCCAAACAACTGTTCATCCTGACTCACAATCACGAATTCTTACGGCTCGTGATCAACTGGTTCCAGAACCTCCCGGGCGCTATCAAGAAGCAGTGTTCTTACTCGATGGTGCTTTGCTCCGAGACCGACGTGGGCCGCTCGGCGCGCCTTGCCCCCCTCGATCAGCTTCTCATCGACCATGCGACCGAGTACCATTACTTGTTCAAGGTGCTATACTCATTCCAAAGCGACGGCTCGATTTTGAGCTGCTACCACATCCCGAATGTCGCCCGGAAAGTCCTAGAAACCTTCCTAGATTTTCACATTCCGTCTAAGGACAAACTCTATCGAAAGCTCGAGAAGACTGACTTCGATCCGCACAAAAAAACCGCGATCCTCAAGTTCACCAATGACCTGTCGCACTTCACGGGTAAGGGCTTTGATCCAGCCTTGGTGGCTGAGACACAGAAGAATACAACCTACCTTCTAGAGATGATCAAGCACAGCGCGCCCTTGCACTTCGCTGGGCTGGAAGCGTTGGCCAAGGGATAA
- a CDS encoding uracil-DNA glycosylase family protein — protein MFRAFRHIEPAQVRVFAIGQDPYPERDRATGRAFEDGAADLRGIASSLRRILQSGLTAMAPARMADRDVRGWGAIRAQVGAHLNDRAAMTQYFDGLAEQGVLFLNAAWTFTEIEHHPDRAERKRRRARLQNAHRALWRPVTERVVGHLAAKNGAPVFLLFGGEALERFNSATRHLQEPPTSVFCAHPTARRAAYFDYQNPLRRANRVRELQDLEAVQWWPHAAQDE, from the coding sequence ATGTTCCGGGCATTCCGCCACATCGAACCAGCGCAGGTCCGAGTTTTCGCTATCGGACAAGACCCGTATCCGGAACGTGACCGCGCCACGGGCCGCGCCTTCGAGGACGGCGCGGCCGACCTTCGCGGCATTGCGAGCAGCCTGAGACGAATTCTCCAGTCGGGCCTGACGGCGATGGCACCGGCTCGCATGGCCGACAGAGATGTTCGCGGCTGGGGCGCAATTCGAGCTCAGGTCGGAGCCCACCTAAACGACCGGGCAGCAATGACGCAGTATTTCGATGGCTTGGCAGAGCAAGGGGTGTTGTTCCTCAATGCTGCCTGGACCTTTACCGAGATCGAACATCATCCAGACCGAGCAGAACGAAAGCGCCGACGCGCGCGGCTCCAGAATGCGCATCGGGCGCTGTGGCGACCGGTGACGGAGAGGGTGGTTGGTCACCTGGCTGCGAAGAACGGAGCTCCGGTCTTCCTATTGTTCGGAGGAGAAGCCTTGGAGCGCTTCAACTCCGCAACACGGCATCTGCAGGAGCCTCCAACCAGCGTTTTCTGCGCCCACCCCACTGCAAGGAGAGCAGCATACTTCGACTATCAGAACCCGCTGAGACGCGCGAACCGGGTCCGAGAATTACAGGATCTAGAAGCCGTCCAATGGTGGCCCCACGCGGCACAGGATGAGTAA
- a CDS encoding MurR/RpiR family transcriptional regulator: MSHKDALRARLISIFDDMPSQLQRAARYILEHPDEVALVSMRHLARNAGVQPSTMTRLAKFLGMNGYDDIRTHHAQAIRQRSDGFAAQQERASTSGEGLTGQMLQSLSMQIARLTESATIAQMEAAAARLAEAHKIYVLGLRSCHLVAWHFHYVMTLLGESSVHLDGPAGTVGDGLMSAGPEDVLLVMSINPYARHSLELANMAHDKGLAVVAITDSEVSPLVAIADEVILCPTESPTFFHTLAPALAVSEVLCGLLANRNRDGALTALQNADRHLLELNTYYTGPKRRSVPVER, translated from the coding sequence ATGTCTCACAAGGACGCCCTGCGGGCCCGCCTGATCTCCATCTTTGACGACATGCCCTCGCAGTTGCAGCGGGCCGCCCGCTACATTCTGGAACATCCCGATGAGGTGGCGCTGGTCTCGATGCGGCATCTGGCGCGCAACGCCGGGGTGCAGCCCTCGACCATGACGAGGTTGGCAAAGTTCCTGGGAATGAACGGGTATGACGACATCCGCACCCATCATGCCCAGGCTATCCGCCAACGCAGCGACGGCTTCGCTGCCCAGCAAGAGCGCGCCAGCACAAGCGGCGAAGGACTGACCGGACAGATGCTGCAGAGCCTATCGATGCAGATCGCCCGCCTGACAGAGTCCGCTACCATCGCCCAGATGGAAGCTGCCGCCGCACGCCTTGCAGAAGCACACAAGATTTATGTTCTCGGACTGCGCTCATGCCATCTGGTTGCGTGGCATTTCCATTATGTGATGACCTTGCTGGGCGAGAGCAGCGTGCATCTGGACGGCCCGGCAGGCACGGTCGGCGACGGGCTGATGAGTGCCGGCCCCGAGGATGTGCTGCTGGTGATGTCGATCAACCCTTATGCGCGGCATTCGTTGGAGCTGGCGAACATGGCGCATGACAAGGGACTGGCCGTGGTGGCCATTACCGACAGCGAGGTGTCACCCTTGGTTGCCATAGCTGACGAGGTGATCCTGTGCCCTACCGAAAGCCCGACCTTCTTTCATACGCTGGCCCCGGCTTTGGCGGTCTCCGAGGTGCTGTGCGGCCTGCTGGCCAACCGCAACCGCGACGGCGCGCTGACCGCGTTGCAGAACGCCGACCGCCATCTGCTTGAGTTGAACACATATTACACAGGTCCGAAGCGGCGTTCAGTTCCTGTTGAAAGGTAG
- a CDS encoding M81 family metallopeptidase yields MTPRIAFAGFNLESVSSVPQRVELDEFQRVCTRGDEIPARFRGTNTVPGGCMAICEAEGAEFVPLFHTLLGALGPASDEAVQFYTRELLDGVAQAAPLDGIVLFLHGACWAEGYADVERHVIDSLRAAKPDLPIAVALDYHGNVDARMLRGADIAVAYRHSPHIDMGETGERATRALLRMIREGRRPGLAVARPGIVIPSIMSATSLMPLSRIMAEARKAPDCDISVMAGFSYADAGNTGMSVICMDWAGQTSAEARALEFSGKLYDLRAELSAAVPVLTVDEALADLAAHPATGRPVVLLEHADRMNDSTHFLRALLEHDPGPVMVPFLLDPESAVQAHAAGAGNRIALSLAGKSAPETGGPVAVQADILWTGQKSFTVSGRYQQGSHVDLGLTALIQIGRVRVSVVSHFAFAVDGDAFTIFGESPQDYEIILLRSKTHFRDFYEPLAERILVVDTPDLGPANVQLIPYRRLDTARMWPWCKTPDNTKKPETGEVK; encoded by the coding sequence ATGACACCGCGTATCGCCTTTGCCGGGTTCAATCTGGAATCGGTCAGTTCGGTTCCGCAGCGTGTCGAACTGGATGAATTCCAGCGCGTCTGCACACGCGGCGATGAGATCCCCGCCCGGTTTCGCGGCACGAACACAGTTCCCGGCGGCTGCATGGCGATTTGCGAAGCCGAGGGTGCCGAGTTCGTGCCGCTGTTTCATACGCTTCTGGGCGCGCTTGGTCCGGCCAGCGACGAAGCGGTCCAGTTCTACACCCGCGAATTGCTGGATGGCGTGGCACAGGCAGCGCCGCTGGACGGGATCGTCCTGTTCCTGCACGGGGCCTGCTGGGCCGAGGGCTATGCGGATGTCGAACGTCACGTCATCGACAGCCTGCGTGCTGCAAAGCCCGATCTGCCTATCGCGGTGGCGCTGGACTATCACGGCAATGTCGATGCGCGGATGCTGCGCGGTGCGGATATCGCCGTCGCCTATCGCCATTCGCCGCATATCGATATGGGCGAGACCGGAGAGCGTGCCACCCGCGCCCTGCTGCGCATGATCCGCGAGGGGCGGCGGCCCGGCCTCGCGGTGGCGCGGCCGGGAATCGTGATCCCCTCGATCATGTCGGCGACCTCATTGATGCCACTGTCTCGGATCATGGCCGAGGCGCGTAAGGCACCTGACTGCGACATCTCGGTCATGGCGGGCTTTTCCTATGCCGATGCCGGGAATACCGGCATGTCGGTCATCTGCATGGATTGGGCAGGCCAGACCTCGGCCGAGGCGCGGGCACTGGAATTCTCTGGCAAGCTGTATGATCTGCGGGCCGAACTTTCGGCGGCGGTGCCGGTGCTGACGGTGGACGAAGCACTGGCCGATCTGGCGGCGCATCCGGCCACGGGACGTCCGGTCGTGCTGCTGGAACATGCCGACCGGATGAACGATTCCACCCATTTTCTGCGGGCGCTGCTGGAGCATGATCCTGGCCCGGTAATGGTGCCGTTCCTTCTGGACCCGGAATCGGCGGTCCAGGCGCATGCGGCGGGCGCGGGCAATCGCATCGCGCTGTCGCTTGCGGGTAAAAGCGCGCCCGAAACCGGCGGTCCCGTGGCGGTTCAGGCCGATATTCTGTGGACCGGGCAGAAGTCCTTTACCGTGTCAGGTCGCTATCAGCAGGGCAGCCATGTCGATCTGGGGCTGACGGCGCTGATCCAGATCGGGCGCGTCCGGGTGTCGGTCGTGTCGCATTTCGCCTTTGCGGTGGATGGCGACGCTTTCACCATCTTTGGTGAAAGCCCCCAAGACTACGAGATCATCCTGCTGCGCTCCAAGACGCATTTCCGCGACTTCTACGAACCCTTGGCGGAGCGCATCCTTGTGGTCGATACCCCTGATCTTGGGCCTGCGAACGTGCAGCTGATCCCCTATCGGCGGCTGGATACGGCCCGCATGTGGCCGTGGTGCAAAACGCCGGACAACACAAAAAAACCAGAAACAGGAGAGGTAAAATGA
- a CDS encoding helix-turn-helix domain-containing protein produces the protein MNDCCHEMLRARLRLAGSSFSAIARELGITPSSVSLVSQGHRRSEKVERAIASKLQTQPEIIWPARYTKERKVTP, from the coding sequence ATGAACGATTGCTGCCATGAGATGTTACGAGCTCGTCTGAGACTCGCAGGCTCAAGCTTCAGCGCAATCGCTCGTGAGTTGGGTATCACGCCTTCATCGGTCAGCCTTGTATCGCAAGGCCACAGGCGGTCTGAGAAAGTAGAAAGGGCCATAGCTAGTAAGCTTCAGACACAGCCTGAAATCATTTGGCCCGCCCGCTATACGAAGGAGAGAAAAGTGACGCCTTAG
- a CDS encoding aspartate aminotransferase family protein → MTRILHRSIAASLPHAVAGQGVYIQDAAGRSYIDGSGGAAVSCLGHGNVEVLDAMRAQMDRIAYAHTSFFTTDAAEDLAGKLVDLAPEGLDYVYLVSGGSEAVEAALKMARQYLVEIGQPQRRHIIARRQSYHGNTIGALATGGNAWRRAQFQPILPETHHVSPCYAYRDQRPDESADDNAQRLADELDAKIRELGADEVIAFVAEPVVGATMGAVPAVPGYFRRIREVCDRHGVLLILDEVMCGMGRTGSLFACAAEGVRPDLVTIAKGLGGGYQPIGAVMLSDAIYQAFAQGSGLFQHGHTYICHPVAAAAAGKVVEILARPGMMEQVVAMGDRLQAGLEAALGQSPFVGDIRGRGLFRGIELVVDRDSKTPFDPKMRLHARIKREAMDRGLMCYPMGGTIDGVRGDHVLLAPPYIIQPEEIDQIVERLAGAITAATAG, encoded by the coding sequence ATGACCAGAATTCTTCACCGCTCGATTGCGGCATCACTGCCGCATGCCGTCGCCGGACAAGGGGTCTATATTCAGGACGCCGCAGGGCGCAGCTATATCGACGGCTCCGGCGGTGCGGCGGTCAGCTGTCTGGGTCACGGCAACGTCGAGGTGCTGGACGCGATGCGCGCGCAGATGGATCGCATTGCCTATGCCCATACCTCGTTCTTCACTACCGATGCGGCCGAAGATCTGGCCGGGAAGCTTGTTGATCTGGCCCCCGAGGGATTGGACTATGTCTATCTCGTGTCTGGCGGATCAGAGGCGGTCGAAGCAGCACTGAAAATGGCGCGCCAGTATCTCGTCGAAATCGGCCAGCCACAGCGACGCCACATCATCGCGCGACGGCAAAGCTATCACGGCAACACGATCGGCGCGCTGGCCACGGGCGGCAATGCCTGGCGGCGCGCGCAGTTTCAGCCGATCCTGCCCGAGACGCATCACGTCTCGCCCTGCTATGCCTATCGGGATCAACGGCCTGACGAATCCGCCGACGATAATGCCCAGCGGCTGGCGGATGAACTGGATGCAAAGATCCGCGAACTAGGTGCGGATGAGGTCATCGCCTTCGTGGCCGAGCCGGTGGTCGGGGCCACGATGGGCGCTGTGCCGGCCGTGCCGGGCTACTTCCGTCGCATCCGCGAGGTCTGTGACCGCCACGGCGTTCTGCTGATCCTTGACGAGGTGATGTGCGGGATGGGCCGCACCGGAAGTCTGTTTGCCTGCGCTGCCGAGGGTGTGCGTCCTGATCTGGTCACCATCGCCAAGGGTCTGGGGGGCGGCTATCAGCCCATCGGCGCGGTGATGCTGTCGGATGCCATCTATCAGGCTTTCGCACAGGGCTCGGGTCTGTTCCAGCACGGTCACACCTATATCTGTCACCCGGTCGCCGCCGCCGCCGCCGGCAAGGTGGTCGAGATCCTTGCCCGCCCCGGCATGATGGAACAGGTCGTGGCAATGGGCGACCGCCTTCAGGCTGGATTGGAGGCCGCTTTGGGCCAGTCGCCTTTCGTCGGGGACATCCGGGGGCGGGGCCTGTTTCGCGGCATCGAACTGGTTGTCGACCGCGACAGCAAGACCCCCTTTGACCCCAAGATGCGCCTGCATGCCAGAATCAAGCGCGAGGCGATGGATCGCGGGCTGATGTGCTATCCGATGGGGGGCACGATCGACGGCGTGCGCGGCGATCACGTCCTGCTGGCGCCGCCCTATATCATCCAGCCCGAAGAGATTGATCAGATCGTCGAGCGTCTTGCCGGGGCGATTACCGCCGCGACGGCGGGCTAA
- a CDS encoding TniQ family protein codes for MKHSDFNRLDLIILDGAEYRVSSHDTDGIVLAGIAAPHITRSITHGELEELLRSPRFRYVAEGASRAVAERGLIGLPEHFRDLPEAKRDIALWRHLYVEELLRYVDAGLSKRTEASVNAILPAIIGAVEMAIRKRQRGLVKRAGRKEALHTPPCAKTLLTWKRDYVNSGFNIMALVPQTHRCGNKRHMLPGERAAFDALIAEYASPLRPSIDGIHERATNLYADFNRGRAEQDLPKLKPPSRSSVYRAIRQMDPYESYLQRHGADAANKKFALIEYGVQVLRPMERVEIDEWEVDLTTLIFDASLLDQLTAQQATALEVTRLVVCVAIDCATRCVVGLTLSRSTSSQAAIRTLEMVTTDKTAIALSLGCRAGWHQGGRPEFIAADMGSAFVSEDLKIACAGLHARLMNPAGGVAKLRSRIERLFGTFSSHFVSRFRGRTFSNPVQRGDYNAEAEASLTDQDLLEAFVTYIVDVYHQRRHAGLQGETPADCWNRLVDKYGLPTPVDAMDRRAIFGVELERTISGRGVRVFGADFTCDELRDAYKHRHQRSVRLRFDQMDLGWIAVEIDGTWYPAHDLSGALTGISFYQWSAFAQTVMEHNRERAAVSAEILHDGFPAPHTRETVASYGYRIARLSGLSSLPEMAYLFDLDLRALLMGDRHSVERLARYTGCDPAALSNGALDASNPRRLQLGVDPRNKVMSAKDRFRFCPACLGELADGHLRSACLARTDWLIDANHVCAEHEIRLMTITPRKASRIQPDLSSLVLQLTAAQKAMWQPDHPTSLECYIAERLGGMHGGRWIDDLQLDVIIHTAEVFGAMASRGANASWQDISADERRRHGCIGADVLTEGPAAVKDFLHDQIGRGRHGNDYRKAFGKAFDQFYFRKDQPAYRPICEVMAKYVGENFRFTGQEKVFGILTRGIQPTTLRSLCKQHGIGTKITSLVLKAQYGIRAGESHVVDPALIAELAPKLRDLLNAQDAGRHLGICVEVLRTLIADQLLLPDFRFNNRMMGFRPETLDAFLGTWVAPTKIRKTRRKVACKPLTIFARAHRTRTSHVLLAADAAEVNFTYDRRKQGLGALGIAEKDSAAVLERLRIFPRNRAALASTDSTGLKNHGKIQ; via the coding sequence ATGAAACACAGCGATTTTAACCGCCTCGATCTTATCATCCTTGATGGTGCCGAATATCGAGTTTCTTCACATGATACTGACGGTATCGTCTTGGCCGGCATAGCCGCACCGCACATCACCCGCAGCATCACACACGGTGAATTAGAAGAGCTGCTCCGCAGCCCTCGCTTCCGTTATGTCGCGGAAGGAGCGTCACGCGCTGTCGCTGAGCGAGGGCTGATCGGGTTACCAGAACATTTCCGTGACCTCCCGGAAGCCAAGCGCGACATAGCGCTGTGGAGGCACCTGTATGTGGAAGAACTACTGCGATACGTCGACGCCGGTCTGAGCAAGCGCACCGAAGCATCCGTAAATGCCATTCTGCCCGCCATAATCGGGGCCGTGGAGATGGCGATCCGCAAACGCCAGCGTGGGCTCGTAAAGCGCGCGGGGCGCAAAGAGGCCCTGCACACACCGCCCTGCGCCAAAACGCTGCTCACCTGGAAACGAGACTACGTGAACAGCGGTTTTAACATCATGGCTTTGGTTCCCCAAACGCATCGCTGCGGGAACAAACGTCACATGCTGCCCGGAGAACGCGCCGCCTTCGATGCGCTGATCGCTGAATATGCTTCTCCGCTTCGCCCGAGCATCGACGGCATCCACGAGAGGGCGACAAACCTTTATGCGGATTTCAATCGAGGGCGTGCTGAACAGGATCTGCCTAAACTAAAACCGCCATCCCGCTCCTCGGTCTATCGTGCGATCAGGCAGATGGATCCCTACGAAAGCTACCTTCAACGTCACGGCGCGGATGCCGCCAACAAGAAATTTGCGCTCATCGAATATGGCGTGCAAGTGCTACGGCCGATGGAACGGGTCGAGATTGATGAGTGGGAGGTCGATCTCACGACTTTGATCTTCGATGCTAGCCTGCTTGACCAGCTGACGGCGCAGCAGGCCACCGCCCTCGAAGTGACGCGCCTGGTCGTCTGCGTTGCCATCGACTGCGCCACGCGATGCGTTGTCGGGCTCACCCTGTCCAGATCGACCAGTTCGCAAGCGGCTATCCGGACGCTGGAAATGGTGACGACCGACAAAACTGCCATCGCGCTCAGTTTAGGCTGTCGGGCTGGCTGGCATCAGGGCGGACGCCCGGAATTCATCGCCGCCGATATGGGCTCCGCTTTCGTCAGCGAAGATTTAAAGATCGCCTGCGCGGGATTACATGCGCGCCTGATGAATCCGGCTGGCGGCGTCGCTAAACTCAGGTCTCGCATTGAGCGCCTGTTCGGCACGTTTTCATCGCATTTCGTCAGCCGTTTTCGGGGGCGGACATTCTCAAACCCCGTGCAGCGGGGCGATTACAACGCAGAAGCCGAAGCGTCCCTCACCGATCAGGACCTTCTGGAGGCATTTGTGACCTATATCGTCGACGTCTATCACCAGCGCCGTCATGCTGGTCTTCAAGGCGAAACGCCAGCAGATTGCTGGAACCGACTTGTCGACAAATACGGCCTGCCTACCCCGGTAGATGCGATGGATCGCCGGGCCATATTCGGTGTGGAGCTTGAACGCACAATTTCTGGTCGCGGGGTTCGCGTGTTCGGTGCCGACTTCACCTGCGACGAGCTGCGCGATGCTTATAAGCATCGTCACCAGCGGAGTGTGCGCCTCCGGTTCGACCAAATGGACCTCGGCTGGATCGCCGTCGAAATCGACGGAACCTGGTATCCGGCTCATGATCTGTCCGGGGCGCTGACGGGAATATCATTTTACCAATGGTCGGCTTTTGCCCAAACCGTCATGGAGCATAATCGCGAACGCGCTGCAGTTTCGGCGGAAATTTTACACGACGGGTTTCCTGCCCCGCACACCCGAGAAACCGTCGCTTCCTATGGATACCGCATCGCCCGCCTGTCAGGTCTCTCATCGCTTCCCGAGATGGCCTATCTGTTCGATCTGGACCTCCGCGCCTTGCTGATGGGGGACAGGCACAGCGTCGAGCGTTTGGCCAGATATACAGGCTGTGACCCGGCTGCTCTCAGCAACGGTGCGCTTGACGCCAGCAATCCCCGACGGCTGCAACTCGGCGTCGATCCCCGAAACAAGGTCATGTCCGCTAAGGATCGCTTCCGATTTTGCCCGGCCTGTCTGGGTGAGTTGGCAGACGGTCATCTGAGATCCGCTTGCCTTGCTCGCACGGATTGGCTGATCGATGCGAACCACGTTTGCGCCGAGCACGAGATCCGTCTGATGACGATAACGCCCCGCAAAGCTTCGCGCATCCAGCCGGATCTGTCGTCTTTGGTCTTGCAGCTGACGGCAGCACAGAAGGCAATGTGGCAACCTGATCACCCAACCTCGTTGGAGTGCTATATAGCAGAGCGGTTGGGCGGGATGCATGGAGGCCGATGGATCGACGATCTTCAGCTCGATGTCATCATCCACACGGCGGAGGTGTTTGGGGCGATGGCTTCGCGTGGCGCCAACGCAAGCTGGCAAGATATTTCCGCTGACGAGCGCCGGCGACATGGATGTATCGGAGCGGACGTTCTGACCGAGGGGCCAGCGGCCGTGAAGGATTTTCTGCACGATCAGATTGGTCGAGGCCGGCATGGCAACGATTATCGCAAGGCCTTCGGCAAGGCATTTGATCAATTCTACTTTCGAAAGGACCAGCCGGCTTACCGGCCGATATGCGAAGTCATGGCCAAATACGTTGGCGAGAATTTTCGTTTCACCGGGCAAGAGAAGGTTTTCGGCATTCTGACGCGTGGCATTCAGCCGACAACGTTGCGCTCCCTCTGCAAGCAGCATGGCATTGGAACGAAGATCACGTCACTTGTGCTGAAAGCACAATACGGCATTCGGGCCGGGGAAAGCCACGTTGTCGATCCAGCGCTGATCGCTGAGCTTGCACCAAAGCTCAGAGACCTCCTCAACGCTCAAGATGCCGGGCGTCACTTGGGCATATGTGTCGAGGTCTTGCGGACACTCATTGCGGACCAGCTTTTGCTGCCAGATTTCCGGTTCAACAATAGAATGATGGGGTTCAGGCCAGAGACTTTGGATGCATTCCTGGGCACCTGGGTGGCTCCAACAAAAATTCGAAAGACACGGCGGAAAGTAGCTTGCAAACCGTTGACAATCTTCGCTCGCGCACACCGGACGCGAACATCGCATGTCCTGCTGGCGGCTGATGCCGCTGAGGTTAACTTCACCTATGATCGCAGGAAACAGGGACTCGGCGCATTGGGCATCGCGGAGAAGGATTCAGCTGCGGTATTGGAAAGGTTGCGCATTTTTCCCAGAAATAGGGCTGCGCTGGCGTCAACAGACTCAACAGGACTGAAAAACCATGGCAAGATTCAGTAA
- a CDS encoding helix-turn-helix domain-containing protein: MRRLRAERGWSQEYLANECGLNRTYLSAVERSEQNISIDNLYRVANGLGVESWTLLKVD, translated from the coding sequence ATGCGTAGGCTTCGGGCCGAGCGTGGCTGGTCGCAAGAGTATCTGGCCAACGAGTGTGGGTTGAACCGGACCTATCTGAGTGCGGTCGAACGGTCGGAGCAAAACATCTCTATCGACAATCTGTACAGGGTTGCTAACGGGCTCGGGGTTGAGAGCTGGACGCTGCTGAAGGTTGATTAA